One Cucumis melo cultivar AY chromosome 8, USDA_Cmelo_AY_1.0, whole genome shotgun sequence genomic window, TAGACAGGTATTGTGGACAGTGAGATACACCTAATAAAGCTAAAATAGATTATATAAAATTTGTCTAATAGTCCCTCTCACTTAACTGAATTTGATTTTCATTCCCTAATCAAAATGCATTGCTCATGCCAAAATCGAACCCagaaacaaatatataaaattccCCTTTTGTAATTAAAGGTTAAATGTCTGAAATATATTACCCATGATAAGTCGATGTTTAGTTTTACATACTGGTGAAGCACATGACTTTAATGAAATTGTGAGTAAGAGATTAGCTATTATTGGTGACGAATGAGGAATTTGCGGGgcagataaaaaaaatagaaaagactCGAGGGAGGAGAGTTTGCCGGTAATGTGATCAGAATGAAATGATTGGGACTGTGTAGCAGCCGGTATGATGTTGTGAACAATATTCTTAGGTGATTTATGGCGACAATTATTTGTAGTTTTGTATTTAGCTGCGCTGTCACCTCCCCATGTTCTTTCTCTTCATTCAGCTAAAACTCTCTCCGTCTCCATAGCCATGCCCATGTTCCGTCATCTAATCTATTCATCAATGTCTCtctctttatataatatattatatagcTGTTGAGTTAGCAACAATTGTGATTAAGACTACAAGACTTCCATTATATGATAATAGTTGATTAAGACTGTAATTTGGAGCCAACTTAAGCAATTACCATTACAAGGATCGACGATGATTTGGTTTGGTTCGCTGTCACTTTTAATATCATTGTATCCAAAGAAATGTGCACTCTTTTTGCACATCAACAGGCAATCTTATTTGAAAAGtaatagtaaaaataaaaacaaaaacaacacaaTCCAAGGACTGCCCAGAGCTGATGCCAGTAATTTCATGATTAATTACAAACCACGatgggagaaaaaaaaagtatttattaATCCTTAATCCATCAAACTTGGATTTGAAGAATCCGAAGGGACACTTTATTAATTGGTCATCTTCTTTTGGTGCAAATATGGATCAAATTGCCAGCTAAAGGGGCCGGCTTTGGTTGGTATGTTTAGAATTTTTTGCAGTACTTTTAAAGCAATATCGAACTTTAGAAAATCACAACTTCAACTTCACCTTACCCTTtctaagagagagagagagagagagagagaaacttGATCTTGCCCAATCCCATGATTTCCACCATACAAATTAGATTGGGCCAAAATGGAGAGATTACACATCCACTAGTATTAGTAACTAATTAgatatcaaataaaaattatgaGTAATTAACTAACAAAAACTTAAATATTCTAGCACAATTTTATCATATTTCATTTTTATcccaaaattatatatatgtatatatatataagtaggtTGTTATAGCACTCTCAGAAGGTTATCTTAGATGAGGATTTTTAGGTAAGGGTGGATTTGACTAAAGATGTTGAACAGAAGCACCATGGATTTATGAAGTCCGAATTTATTGGAAATATCCATAGGTTTCCTACCACATCAAAATTACTGTTAGCAAGCTCCAAAGTTTTTATAACTGAGGTTTCCTAGATCCACTATTTAAACTCCACAACATACTAGACTAGATGCCAAACTCCTGCCTCAAAGGGGCCCTCAAATAGTATCCTATATTAAGAATATTTTCCTCTCcctaattttgaaaaaaggGTCCGACAAGAATCATCTATTTCTAAGTAACACgatttcttcaacaatttctaaTAGCAGATCTCCGACATGAGAAATGTATATCCTTTGAGAATAACTAATCATAAACATAAGTACTGAAAGCAAAATACTACCGCCAAGGTCCCTTCAGCCAGATCTGGGATAACCACCAAACATGCTTATAATCAAACACGTTAATCAAAAGCAATGCCTGTCGAAGCAAAGTAATAAAAGTGCTTCTCAAGTGAAAACAAAAACCAGGTATTTGCAACTAACCCACTTTGACAAAAGGTTGCAATGTGAGTTTGGCGTAGGCCTGAGAAGTGCCCGAATGGCTCCAGTTGCTGTTCTTGGCGCTGCAGCAGAAGTAAAATCTGTTCTTACAAAAATTTTTATTAAGGTCATACAGAAAGAATGTTGCTATCCAAGAATCTGCGTTCCTGTTGCTTGAAAACTCGTGATCTTTTCGTTCCCTGGGTAAACATAGAATTTTAGATGCTCTATAGATAGAACCTTCAACTAAGAGGTGCGACGTGAAGGTAATAAATATGTACTACCCAAAAACCACACAACCCGTGCCTGCATACCGGAGACAGAGATGGCAAATTACTTGAGTTGTTAAGTAAGGCTTATTGATGAGGCATATAGTTGAAGCAGGGTCAGGGCTTGCTCCGTAATGGCTCGATTTCTTGCTTGTCTTACCCAATCATGAACTACCTCTTCTGCTTTTGTGCCTTTAACACCTTCTTCAAGAGAATGTGCTGCTTCAGCCAAGTTTCCTTCAGCCAGGCAGGACTCCACTTGGTTGATGATAGATTCAATCCCAGTACCAGATTGGTCGGCCTCCTTCACCTAAAGAAGTTCGAGGAAATTTCAGAAACTACAGCAATAGGGGAGAGTAAATGGGAGATTTAAAGTTCTCTCTAATTTACCTTAAGCCAGGATGCTACACGAGCTAAAGAATGCGCCAAGATGCCACCACCGCCTGGTGGGATCAGGCTCAAGTGCCGTAACGGTGCTTTTAATGCATCAAACTGCATGGAAGGAGATGAATAAGTTATAAGCCAGATACTTTCACATGAAAGATGAACTAGACTATTATCAAATAGTCAATATTGTACAACAATATTCCACAACCAGTTGGATTTGATAAAATCAAAGAATTACGGTTTGAACACTCGATACATTTTTTGGGGGGGAAGAACAAAGGTAAAAGATAATATCCGATTTCCTCCCCATATAGTAATCCATGTTGACAGGTATGGTTGAAAGTAGTAAGAATTTCTTCAAAATCAACAACATTGCTATTCAAGAACtaagttttttctttaattgCCTTTTCTCGTACTTCCAGGTTCCATCTGACCTACTCCAAACTTACACAGCTATTCAATCACGTTTTCACtaaacttttgtttttaaaaaaacgaATAATAACTCTTAAACCCAATGCCAAACAGCCCCATGGTTTTCCAGTAAAGGAAATGATACTGATTATAATTAGGTAATCTTTTGAGAGAGTAGTATGCTACAATTTGTCTTCAAACCAGGGAGAACTTAATGTACCTTTTGTGTCATCTGTAACAATGTATCTGAGCCATGATTCAATATTTCTTTAGGAATGGATGAAAGGATCAGCTCTAAGTTAGAATCTTTGTCAACGCCTTGAAGATTAACACGTAATGCTTCTATTTCAGCCTGGATTGGTAACCCTTTTGAAAGAGCATCTTCAAGTGCCAGTGCCCCCTATAAGATCGATGACTTATAGTTGATTAAACACTTCAAGATAAATTGGGTTGGCTGTGCGcaagtaaaatataaaaaagaaaaaatatgattTACAACCATGAAAGTTCCTGAGACACCTTGTACTTGAGCATAATGCTCGTTGATGGATTTATACATATACAAACTTTCTTGACCAATGAAATACAAAAGAAAGGATTTAAAAATCCTCAGAAAATGCTAAGAAGTTTATAAAAAATACTCTAGTGCAGAGTCAAGGGAAGATTTAGAGAATTTCCCTCACTCTTAAGTACAATTCTCTCACAAGATGACCAAGCAAAAACGTACCTCCCTGGCACTTTCTTACTTACTTACAGACTATATATTCCTCAAACCAAAGCTCACTCTCACTATATTCTCAGGGGCCCATCCCCCTAACTAACTAATAACAATTTAATATTCCTCACTTCCCTTCCTCAATGGCCTACACGTATACACATGCTTAATAGGGGTCTATCATAAACTCATAGTCGGCACAAATAACCAAAAGAGGCTAATTACAGAAACCTCGACTAAGGAATCTCCAATTGAATCTTACACGCTAGCACATCCACCCTTGACAAAAGGAGAGAATGAGATTATCCAAGCAAGAATACTATGACAGGCAATTTTACGGTGTCAACCTGTCTTCAGTCTAAGAACAAGCTCAGACCTTATTTTCAAAAGGAGCCTCACAAAacgtaattaaaaaaaaaggaaaagaaataccGTTTCTAAATTTCAGCGTACCCCCTAATGTTATGTTTTCATGGAAACTTACTGGTTTCAAACTTTCTAGAATGCCTACAAATATGTATGTTGTTGTGGAGACCTAGAACTATTTTAACCTGGAAATTTTTAAACATAGTTTAATCCCAATGTTCATCAGTTTCCTTGTTCACATGCAAATGATGTAAATCTGATAGATGCACGCACCAGTATGTAGGTGGACAAATTTTTCTCCAAAAGTAAGTTTAACTTCAGTTTCTTCTATACTACAAGTAAGAAATGAAAACATCAATAGGTAGAAGTGTGAATTTACCAATGCAAGTTTCTGAGCAGAGTGACTTTGACGAGCTTCTTCAGACCTTGCATAGAATGCCATGCAAAGGGCGTTAATCTGCAAAAAGAAGTTCCAAACATAAACAGATTTTTGGTGGTAGATTGATTGCCTGGATCCAGGCCAAAAAACATGGAGCTATATTGGAACATGCACATCATTGACAAGAAAATGAACTATTTTAGCAACAAAAAAATTGCCACATTGATGTACAGTTGACGTGTTTCTTCATTATAGTGTAAAATTTTCATCAAGCAATGTCCATAAAATCGGTAAGCATCTTCCATCCTATGAAGAAAAACTTCCCCCTCAATGGTGAGATCGTACATGAAGggctaaactttttttttttttcttgttatgAATGTCATTTTTTAAGGAGGCACGTTAGGTCCTAATTTTATCTATAACTTCCACTTCTCGGATATGCATGGTGTTTTGAGCTCAGGTAAATCAATAACTTGTGCTATATTGCTTACATGAAGGTTTGCCTCAGCCATCTTTTCTATCTGAGCGGCCTTCTCACTTGCAATTGCTGCAGCTAACTCTGCTTTTGCCAGATCTTCAAGTTTTCTCAACTTCGATCCTAACTCATTTTCCTGCAATGAAATCATTTTCAAAAAGGATCAGCAACTTGAGCTTGTTTGTCATTTAAGAAACACTCCCACCTTCTGTTCAAGTTCCTTCTGAAATTTTTCTTCCAATTTCTCTTGTAGTGACATCAGAGCAGCAGCTGCTTTTGTTTTCTCTCGTTTTAACTCCTGAAAATGATTAAAATCCCAAGAAGCCAATTATAAGAATGAGAGAAACACAATAACAGTGTACAGATGTACGCTCTCTGTTCAGGTGATATATCTATAAGAGACTCCACGTGTGTAATTCAAAAATTAACCTTGTCCAACATAGCAGCCTTTTCTGCATGCATAACTTCCTTAACCCGAGCATCCCTCAATGCTTCATCCAATTTGTTCTGTATAGAACAGAAACATGAATCACAGTTAATAATAGTCGCATTCCATAAAAATTACAAACATTACACGTATTAGATCCATACCCTCAGTGCCATCTTTTCATCAGCAAAACGACGATAATCCAGCTCAGCTTGCCGCTTTTCAGCAGCATGAATAGCTTGTAAGAAATCAATGACCAATTTCCCATCCTTGGATATGTAGCCATCATTCAACTCCTCAATTTCAGCAATTAAAGCCTGGCATCTTGGAAACAAAACTTTAGATCTTGTCTAAGACTCGTTTACTCAATTACAGAAAAATGGACATCCAtcaagaagaaggaaaaagaaaatgaccTCTCTTTCTTTGGAAAACTTGTTAGTTTCATCTTTGCTTCCACCACCCAAGGAAGTCATGCCAGCCTCACCCTTCAAATGGTAGGCCTCGAGAAGAGAACTTGGCTCCCCTGTATCTTCACTTGTATCATTCAACTCCTGGATAGAATACGAGCAGAGGCAGATTCACTTTAAGTTACACATCTTTACTAGAAATGAAGATATTTGGACAAGAGATTAATATATTTAAGAAACAAAAGTTCAAAGATGATATCCTGTGAATTTAGAATGTTTAATTCTAATGA contains:
- the LOC103484999 gene encoding uncharacterized protein LOC103484999 — protein: MWRRSILKLSSRQSVGRTPRQSSPQVQCWHTPPCISTRREFSSAPKQNLKPQPTNVPPDSGNSIPKVVFGSVVIGAAVFAAYQAGYLDQRTVDIEQNPSVESTKTVQKSDSDNVQPLVVQKFDLPSSEETEKSDSVREETESSNPIVESTDQKAGTDAHLSHLDAWGKEKDDSQFEDSSRTLPHEKIEEENLPEFTQSGSQIEDENLGSKTSTDENLNMQSTELSTRDWPHDEVQTSPISSKTDAEPAQVDIRIPPQEDTIAEEKLKELNDTSEDTGEPSSLLEAYHLKGEAGMTSLGGGSKDETNKFSKEREALIAEIEELNDGYISKDGKLVIDFLQAIHAAEKRQAELDYRRFADEKMALRNKLDEALRDARVKEVMHAEKAAMLDKELKREKTKAAAALMSLQEKLEEKFQKELEQKENELGSKLRKLEDLAKAELAAAIASEKAAQIEKMAEANLHINALCMAFYARSEEARQSHSAQKLALGALALEDALSKGLPIQAEIEALRVNLQGVDKDSNLELILSSIPKEILNHGSDTLLQMTQKFDALKAPLRHLSLIPPGGGGILAHSLARVASWLKVKEADQSGTGIESIINQVESCLAEGNLAEAAHSLEEGVKGTKAEEVVHDWVRQARNRAITEQALTLLQLYASSISLT